The window GCAAGGCGCTGATCGAGCGCTGGCATGGCAAGGGCCGTTTGCACTACGCGGTCACGCCACGCTTTGCGCCCACCAGCACCCCGGAACAACTGACCCTGGCCGGGCAGTTGCTCAGCGAATATCCAGACCTGTACATGCAGACCCACATCAGCGAAAACGTCGAGGAAGTGCAGTGGGTCAAGGCGCTGTTCCCGGAGCGCAGCGGTTATCTGGATGTGTATGACCACTTCAGCTTGCTGGGCGAACGTTCGGTATTTGCCCATGGCGTGCACCTGTGCGATACCGAATGCGCGCGCCTGGCCGAGACCGGTTCAGCGATCGCATTCTGCCCGACGTCCAACCTGTTTCTCGGGAGTGGCCTGTTCAACCTGCCGATGGCGGAGAAGCACAAGGTCAACGTTGGCGTGGGTACGGACGTGGGCGGCGGCACCAGTTTCTCGATCCTGCAAACCCTGAACGAAGCCTACAAAGTGATGCAAATGCAGGGCGCGAAACTGAGCCCGTTCAAGTCTCTGTACCTGGCCACTTTGGGCGGCGCAAAGGCTCTGCGCCTGGACGACCGGATCGGCAGTTTGCAGGCGGGTAACGAGGCGGATTTCCTGGTGCTGGATTACAACGCCACGCCGCTGCTGTCGTATCGCTTGAAGCAATCGAAAGACATCGCCGAGACGCTGTTTGTGCTGATGACCCTGGGGGATGACCGGGTGGTGCAGCAGACGTATTCGGCGGGAAGTCTGGTGCACAGCAGAGGCTGAAGCCTGCCATCGATCTGTGGGAGCGAGCTTGCTCGCGAAGAGGCCGGTACATCTGGATA of the Paucimonas lemoignei genome contains:
- the guaD gene encoding guanine deaminase, with product MTPSKKAYRAAILHSIADPAEVGIEASYQYFADGLMLVEDGKIVAIGHAADLLTNLGADVELIEYADALITPGFIDTHIHLPQTGMVGSYGERLLDWLNTYTFPCEKQFADPVHSAEVADIFLKELLRNGTTTALVFGSVHKESVEAFFQAAEKLNLRMIAGKVMMDRNAPDYLTDTAQSGYADSKALIERWHGKGRLHYAVTPRFAPTSTPEQLTLAGQLLSEYPDLYMQTHISENVEEVQWVKALFPERSGYLDVYDHFSLLGERSVFAHGVHLCDTECARLAETGSAIAFCPTSNLFLGSGLFNLPMAEKHKVNVGVGTDVGGGTSFSILQTLNEAYKVMQMQGAKLSPFKSLYLATLGGAKALRLDDRIGSLQAGNEADFLVLDYNATPLLSYRLKQSKDIAETLFVLMTLGDDRVVQQTYSAGSLVHSRG